The following nucleotide sequence is from Pseudoliparis swirei isolate HS2019 ecotype Mariana Trench chromosome 7, NWPU_hadal_v1, whole genome shotgun sequence.
GGCGAGTCAAACGGGAACCGTTGAAATCCAAAAACGAGcatcttatatatatttttttactttatttttttaaactcctcTTTCAAGAAATGTTAActacacaataaaaaaatgtttatactGATCAAAAACATACATAGTGAAGTAGTTCCACCACTGGAGACGACTCAGAAACAAAGATTTAGTGTCCGATAGAAACAGAACATTCAattttacagaaaaaaaaaaacagccgaaagaaaaaaagataaaaagctatataatataaatgtatctttTCAATACggtcacaaaaaaacaaaaatctctttaaaatgtaaataactgaAAAATAAGGATACCCCCCCTTGCCCCGATTGTGTTCATTTTTAAGAGCGTATACTGCGATTACAAACGGATTCCCGACTGAACAAAAGCTGCACGTCAAATCTTGAGAGATCAAGACCATCAAAGAAGGCACAAACAGACAGGATGCACAGAGAACTCAGCagaagcttttttttgtttgttttgttacacAACGAATCCCAGTAAGGTTTCTAGAGCCCTCAATGCTACCTAAACCCCTCCCACCCAgcccgccaaaataaaagactATCTACAGGCATGTTAATTCCCGGCAGGCACCTCGGATTAGTCCCGTCCCGACGACCGTAGAAGCAAGtgcattaaataataataataatgcagagACAGACGGGTTGTGTACGGCGGCGGGCACGCGAGGACTCGAACCGCCGGGAAGGACGAGTCTTTCTACCCCTCACGTTCAACGTCTGCATGGCTTAAAATTTGAGAGTGCaagaaaaataatattatatttcattGTCATTTTTGCATTGGAGTTTtggtcattttttttcttcagctgAGAGCAAAGAGggacattttaatttgtattaaatatatatatattttaaagtttaGGATAATTTCCATGGCAACAATGCAATTTTCTAATGTTTCCATAAAAGTTCAGCTCACACTAATTATAAAAAAGGGAAACAGACACAGTTTGAGGCagttatttcttgtttttttctttacctGGAAAAAAAGGACATCGTTGATTTATGATTGAACACTTCTTGTTTTTTGTGCTGCCTAAAAGACTCCCTAAGTTACAGCATCCTAATGCATTAAAGTGGACGCGTTTAACACGGAGGATAAGTCGATCAATTGAACCGTGATCAATTACGATTAAAGGATGATTGTTTAGgtcttttattaaaaaattacggtaaaataaacatttgttaCAGCTTCTGAAGATTTGCTGGTTCTAAGTTTCAGATCattctttctatatatatatatatatatatatatatatatctatcccGAAACAGTCTTGTTATACATTTAAATCTCTAATTTCCAACTTTAAGTGCCAGCAGGGAAAGACTCTTGAAGAATCCATTCAGGTAGATTTAGTCTTTTAATCTATTGGAGATGTTTTAAAGTCGTACTTAATACTTAAAGTTTCATTAAAACTGAATGACGCTCCACAAATAAACGTTTATTAAGTCTCAATTCTGttggcttaaaataaaatcagttaGAGACTATTCTGCTGTGTCTAGTTTTTGTTGCACTGCAGTTATCAGCGTGATAAATGTGCAATTTAaggcaaaataaaatattaaaaataatcgTTACAACGGACGAAATGGGGAAACCTGATTTGTTTTAGGTTGGGTGTTATTTAAAACCAGCTTGTGCCTGGATGCCACTCCGCAGGTCGAGGAAAGAACGCACGTCGTTGTAGTTTCTGTGCGATCTGTATAAATacagatagatatagatatggTTATTCTCCTATTTGCAACcccaaaagaaatgaaaagaagaCGTCCGAGCGTGCACAATGGAGTGAAAAAGAAAACTGTAAAGGAAAATTAGGACGAAGAAAGagctggaaaaaaaaagaggaaacaggGCACAAAGCACAGAGTAAATAAAGGATAGAAGGTTAAATAAAGGATGAAAGGTGGAAACAGAAGGAGCCCGGGCTCTCTCCCCGGCTCGCGTGGCACTTAACGTCGTGGTCGTCTTTGTCTATGGAGCTTATAACAGTCTTATAAGGGCACAGTCTTATCTAACAaggcgagaggaagagagaaaaagaaaaagaagaagcctcAGACGTAAAGACGTTGATGAGAGAACAGACGCTTCCTTCAGGGATCTCGTGGCTAAGGCAGAACTAGATTTGTGATTTTGGTGCATTTTATTTATGCAGCCGGAGAAATTAAaacgtttttttgtgtgtgtttcacgagaagaaagaaaattcATAAATTCATCTAATTCACACCCATCATCCCTCTGGATAGGAAGGTATCTTAAGACTctttgggctgtgtgtgtgtatatatatatatatatatattgtatataaaatatatatatatatgtatttacatgtgggccttctgtgtttgtgtgttcaaaTATAACTCCTCttcaaaagaaacaaatggCTTTGGGCCACATGTCTGTGGCTGATTATGTGATTTCATTGcataatttcttcttttttttaaagagagataACGCGCGAGAAAAGAGAAGATAAAAGCTCAAGTTCTCTTATTGtgcgagaaaaaaaagtttaaattcaAAACCTTTTAGTTGGTTGTTTTTGTGCAATGTAGGCCGATCCATAAGCACGACAGCTGCAccagagaaaacaacaacaacaccacaacaacagctCGTCCATCACATCAAATTCAAGAGGACATAAAAAGGTCTCAAGTGTGAACAGAgacacaaataaaaagttgtttaTCTTGGcttgaaaacacaaataaaaaataaaaaccaaactaagctgtgagagagagagagatggagagagcgagagatggagagaggagagacaagagaatgatatatatatatattcctgacGCCTTTCCTGAGCAAAGTGGATTTGATGAGTGAGACCCAAGGAATCCAGATGATGTGGACaaccaattaaaaataaaaacagaatatCACAGcaacagtgaggaggaagaggaggaggaggaggaggagccggtccACAGAAGCATCTGGAAGGAGAAGAAACAGTGACCTTGTGATGagccacacacatatatatatttacatttttaatcgcgatgtCATCGTTGTTCAGTTTGCTTTTAAGCTGCTCCTCTCACTGAGGAGGCGTCTCACTCCCGTTTCACTCCAAACCGccgcagacaggaagtcatttACGGTGGTTATCATCACAACAAGCGAGCAGCTGGTGGTGATCAAAGAGCTCGTCTGAGGCGTCACTTTGGGGGGTTTGGAAACTATTTTTGGCGCTATCCAATGTTGATTTGAAAATGCTAATATTttcgacattaaaaaaatgtattcataattggcagaattagtttttttttatcccCATAATTTCGATCGCGACTGAGATCACATTACATCCCTTAAATAAAGAGATacttctatatttaatatgatGAAAGTCTGGGtaatatttgaatatttttgATTTAACGATAACCTTCGCGATGCATAGacgtgtttttatatatatatattagagctgtcaatcgattaaaaaaaattaactaattaatcgcacattttgaaattgcgattaatcgcaattaaaagttaaaagttaaaagttcattctttttaaagacaaaacttcacacagagctgtgttttcaaagaggctcctacatatacagtgccagcgaggtatttaatatcatggatgataaattgtttcttcagtgaaacatcagattagtaaaaaaaaaaagaagtatattgagaccccattggtcctgtcatctttaacattgaacacagcagaaccagtggccttggtaactgactgacattcaaatatgtcacgttaaccctctggaggctgggctcattttatacattttacaaaaaaaattaaattcaccgtttaacccttgtgttgccttcgggtcattttgacccgaatcaatattacaccctcctgccgccttcgggttaatttgaccccattcaatgtttaatgtcggtgttctttcggtagtcaacaaacaaacataaagtgcctcacacttaacttggaaaacaatattaattctaataattttctggaggttttaattgctggcgtcaaattgaacccaaagggtaaaatatgttagtaaatataaaggtaacaggagggtgaaacattgaatcgggtcaaaatgacccaaaggcgggggagggttaaatatttaatcggtcaaaatgaccaaggcaacacaagggttaaaagtgtttccttcttttaaagacaaaacttcacacagagctgtgttttcaaagaggctcctacatatacagtgccagcgaggtatttaatatcgtggatgataaattgtttcttcagtgaaacatcagattagtaaaaaaaatgaggtatattgagaccccattggtcctgtcatctttaacactgaacagcagaaccagtggccttggtaactgactgacattcaaatatgtcacgttaaccctctggaggctgagggcattttatacattttacaaaataaattaaattcaccgtttaaagtcttttgcatgtgacacacccccacgtgttatacatcaaacattccagaacaatctcagctctgaaatgagcctcattgtcctcgcgccgtgttctctggttctctgactgacaggctgctaaatgagcctgacctgtgaggtgggaggtcctttgtgatttactgagtgttcattgttttttttcccccgaaatgttgacagacaaacggattgaccaatcacgttgaaggtttcgtgtgtcgcgttctttccgcgccgcgtcacccgacacgtcgccctctgttcctctgtgtatcagagggggagacgggaggaaggaggagcaggaggaaacccgactgattcatccacgagttaaactgatttctgctccttattttcgcggagaaatgattgttttaaaaacggaaacagtgtcaaaccgtactgccgcggtttaaaaaaaaaaaaaaaaaaaaaaaaatgtgcgttaattgcgttcaaatattttagtgcgttaacgcggccaaattaatcgcatagattaacgcgttaacgctgacagccctaatatatatatatataaacaggtggagtttagttaaataaatatatttaaaaatatatataaatataaataaataaataaaataaatatatatataaaaacagagGGGGAGTTtagtcaaataaatatataagaataaatatatatatatatatatatatagggggaggctgtagctcagtggggtaagggggtcgtcctgcatccccaaggttgtcggttcgatcacCGCtctccattagttgcaagtcgaagtgtccttgagcaaggcactgaacccccagttgcttcccgggcgcatcactgcagcccactgctccttaataactaaggatgggttaaatgcagagaatacatttcgttgcatgtgtacctgtactctttgcaatgacaatagattgaatccaatccaatatatatatataaatatatacatttcaaGTAATTGATCCTAAAATATTTTGATAGACGACCCCATGCGGGGCAAGTTGAGTTGCGcccatatttataattataaattataaaacCAGAATAACCGCCTCCCAGtgttatgtttatattttttaccatttaaagaaataaaacatctgcTTTCAGATTCTAAATCCCACATTTACGTCATATCTCCTCAGTTAAATGTATAATACCAGGCGGTTAggtgtttaaatatttttttttaatctcttttaATTGTTCTTTGTGACGTGGACGTACTGCAGTGAGGCGTTAGGACCTGAAGATGGTCTGGAAACGATCCGTCTCCTCAAAGATGAGCTCCTTCAGCTTCTCCTTGGGGAGGTCGTCCAGCTCCATGTCGAACTTGAAAGGGGCCTCGGCCACCGGCtgcaaagaggaggagcaggaggaggacacgTTGGCTTAAAGGTGTCAAGAAACACGGTAAAatcaggggaggacatttatatatatattttttaaggggtaatttttgccccactgactgaactccaggagcatttcaaaaatatATCAGCAGTACTTTTTGAAagttgtgaaataacatttaacccttgttcagaaataatacatataattatttagGCTTATAAGAATATGAGCAATAATCATATAAATAGTCataataaaactattaggcagtagtctacagattcaaagtgttttattaaattcttttgaacaagaaataaatataaaacataaatcagacaatcatattcaattgtatttttatttctttgtggttatttattgttattacattttttaaataactattaacaattataaattatttctttgtatttaaatgtaatgcattattattatcttggAAATTGCTTAAAAAATTGTGATAATGTAGACTCATGATATAAAATATGTtgaataattttatatatatatatttaaatgtatttatatataaaacatatttatatataaaatacatttatataaaatattttatatatatatatatataacaaatatttattttactgtcaAAAAGTTACTCAtacttaaaagaaaaaagaagaaaaaaagacgaggGGAACATATTCGATGGCTCCTCCATTCATCCCATAATGCCTGCCTCACCTCATCCGTGGGGTCGTAGTACTGCTCCAGGTACGGGTGTGCCAGGGCCTCCTCCACCTCGATCCTCTTGTGGGGGTTGAAGGTTAACATCTTGTCCAACAGGTCCAGAGCTGTAGGAGAACATTGTGACAATGggctggccactagagggcgccactACACCCGTACGGGCCGGTTGGATTACCGACTTTGTTTGATTTCTACACATTTTCTGAGGAAATTCAAATTCGGGTACTGATGTGTTCAGCCgcttataatatgatatataatataccccccccccccccaaacatcgCCATTTGTTTTACCCGACtgacattaaaaatatatattctatacgGGGGTTTTGGTCCTGACTGACCTTTGGGGTCGGCGTTGGGGAACAGGCGGTTCCACGGCACCTTGCAGCGCAGCGGCAGCGACAGCAGGTAGTTCCTGGCCTTGATGTTGATGATGCAGTTGAGATCCTCCTGAGACGGAGAGCCCAGGATCCCTGAGGGGCCGGAGACCACGAGAAGGGTTACTTTACGCACACACGGGAGAAGCGATATGCAGTCTAGCACCAACAAAAGTACAACTTTATAAATGGAAATTAACAACTGCAAGAGTGTGCgaaagagtgtgtgagagactttAGTTCTACGCAAAGAAAAAGGTGTTGCATCTTTTTATTCCGACTAGAAGCGACGCTGCGTTCTGCATAACATGAAGCTATCGACGTGCTGCCGTACCAACATCATGATAAacttattgtaataataataaatctccATTTTccctattaatatatataaaaacagggGGAGTTTAGTCAAATAAATATATGGAAGAATATatgtatagattttttttaaaaatatatatatatacagatgggGAGATtagtcaaataaatatattttaaaaaatatataatattatatttcaaGTAGTCGATTCTAAAATCTTTCAGAAAAATTAACAGTAAAAAAACCCCTCAGTCTTAGTCCGAATGAACCTAGACATTCAACTTTCAGTCGGTGCTTCAACCTAAAAATACTAAACTTATGGCTGTGTGTAATGTCAGAGTTACTACTGGTTTTATCGGCTCAAATGGTCCTTCAATGAAATAGCAGTTTTATAATTTACCCAAAATGTGGTTCAGCTGATCCAAGTAGTGCTTCCCTGGAAAGATCGGCCTGTTGGACAACATCTCGGCCAGGATGCAGCCCACCGACCAGATGTCTATGGACTTGGTGTAACCCTGAGAAAGACAGCGGAACAATGGATTCTTCTTACTAGGAATCAGAAAGCTTAATCTAATGCTGTAACTTAGATAAaatacaatgtaaaaaaaaagactttttgCTTAACACTGACCTTGGAGTTGAGCATGATCTCGGGTGCCCGGTACCAACGGGTGGCCACGTACTCCGTGAGGAACCCGGTGTGGTCGTGGTCCGGGTCAGCCACGCGGGCCAAACCAAAGTCGCAGATCTGCGGGGGTtgcgagagagacgggagatgGTGAATGAGGACACACGCAAAGATCTAAACTACTTACAAGAAACTACATTTTGGGATTTGGGGAAGATAAAATGGAACCGTTgcgttttgttttaaaatagtgtacctgtaattaaaaaaattgaaaCAAAATATTGatcatatatatgaatatttgtttatataaataattcatatttataaatatataaaacaaaaatatatttatacaagtaatacatatatatatttatgtatatatataataatttatatatatattcatacatggaaataataatatatacatatttatatataaataaatatagaggaGTCTGGTGGACCTTCACGCTACCTTGAGATCGCAGGTGGTGTTGAGCAGCAGGTTGGAGGGCTTCAGGTCGCGGTGCAGGACGTTGGCCGAGTGGATGTACTTGAGGCCTCGAAGGATCTGGTACAGGAAGTAGCAGATGTGGTCGTTGCTCAGGTGTTGAGTCTTCAGGAGCTTGTACAGGTCCGTCTCCATCAGGTCCTGGACAATGTATCTACACGGCGTTAAAGAGCTTATGTTCTgtccataaaaataaaagctctgGGTTTCTCTAACGAGGCtatgcaaataaaaacaaaagtgaccaaaacagacatttaaattcatatcaatataaataacacaaatCTACGGTCTATTTTTACAGCTCagacctcaaattaaaactacatttaaaatggTTTCAAATTGAAGCAAGAAAATCAACCTTGCATTATTTAGTTTAGACGATTAAGTATTTGTATTCCATGTTTGTGCTGATACCATTTTTTTCTACATTTcgacaaaccaaaaaaaacttCCTGATAactaccttcaaaataaaagtatctACTTTTATCGCAACATCGAGGAATAACCTGAAGCCCATAAATTAAAACAGCAGAAACATGAGGATACACGTCCTTCATCAGGTCGATGGTCGGCGTGCGGATGATGTCGTTGATGCTGATGATGTTCTCGTGTTTGAAGCGCATGAGGATCTTGATCTCCCTCAGGGTGCGCTGGCAGTACGTCTGGTGCTCGAAGGGGCTGATCTTCTTGATGGCCACGCGCGTCTTGTTGTCCCGGTCATGCGCAGCGctgataacaaaataaaatatatatattagacacAGATGTTGACCCATTTATTCTCACGTCTCCAGAGATCATGATACTTAAGACAGGCAGTTAGCACTTGTGTATTTTTGGACCAAACCCAGGTCGAGTTTTTAACCTGGGATTGAAACAACTTTATCGACTCTCTCCGATACCCACGATCCTCAGAACAGGGAAGCATGTGACGACACGGCTATCACTTCAACAGAAGTACAACAACGCCACCTTTCCGGTGTGCTGTGAGCAGCCGCCTGATCCTGAGATCATCATCAGCGcgtcaaaaacaaaacaaactagaacgggcactcagtagagcgcataccttcgccccagccacttttttggtaccttttcatgaccttgacctttgacccaatcgatcccaaaatctaatcaaatggtccccggataataaccaatcatcccaccaaatttcacgcgattcggtttaatactttttgaattatgcgaataacacacaaacaaacacacataaataaatacacggcgatcaaaacattaccttccgcagaatgcgacgGTAACCATCTGCAAGAAACGCTCACAAAATGTCTCTAGCTCTATTAAAAACATCATATTTCATCATGTCAAAGTCACTGAAATGaatgataaacaaacaaactcttGTGAAGgagattttttatttcaatgaggcttttcctggttaaataaatgtaaaatactgCATTGCTTTCTGATTTATCCACATTAAACTGTTCTTATTATCAGTTTTCTTTCACTTTTGTAGTCTTAAATCCTACATTTTTTCAGTTTGGAGTCTTTAAAAAcgatgatttgttttttttaccccgTTGGTAGTTCATCCCGCCACACAGCAGGAACAAGGAGGCACCGACACGTGACACAAAGTCCATGGAGGTGTGATGGAttgttgggggcggggcttaaatgTCCATGCGGTAATGGCACGAATCCAGAAAACAGAAGACGAGAAACACAAGGAAGTAAACAGCAAAAAGATTTTAAGCTTTGCCGTCTCTCCTTTCCTCATTAAACCTAAATCATATTTCCTGTGCAGATCtagttttataaaaaataaaagcagcagTCAAAGGTCGGTGACAAACGCTCGCTTCCTTCCTGTGGTTTGTAAAGCTCTTAATGTGGCGGGGTGACGTACAGGAAGCGTCGCTCTGCATCTCAAAATACAGCCGACATGAAAATGAGGTCACCGACTGTACCGTCAATGAAAAGGAGGAATGTAGGAGCGGAGAACCAACACCTGGCAACCGAGCCCGAGACACCCAGGTGAGGTCATTACAGACAGGTACTACTACAGGAACAGGTACTACTACAGGTCATTATAGACACCATGACTTTATTCTATCAAAGTACAACATGGCTCACGCTCAAATTGCGCAATATTGGagtcttaatttttttttaaaaatacaataatgaaaagcaaactacacacaggaaATTATGGGATGTCCTTTTGAATCTGGCAGATCTCACTGAAGCCAGACACAGGTCAATAAGTTAACGCACACGGCTTAGGGAGGTATGCGCCTTAATCCCCCCCTTTCTAAATAAAATACCAGCGAGAAGAGTGAGAGGAAACATCTTTAattaaggggaaaaaaacatttcataagGAGactaaaagatttttttaaagtgcattaAAGTCTTAACTCCTGTCTTTGATCAGGAAGtaaatcccagcatgcacttggGCTTGAATCATTAACGTGTGGTACTTTTCTTGACCTGTATGGCCCTTTCAGTTTGTCTGAATTATtactcaaacaaaaaaataaattttaaaaagttaCTTTGATAGTCTTATTGTGAAAGCCCGCCTCCCCTGCACCACGCCAGGTACAGACACGTCCACGGCGCCATGGCCGTCTCACCTTCCCCCGCCCGCTCAGCCACAGGTATTCTCAACATCCCAAACTTTGACTCCCACGAGGCCAACACTGAGGTTCGGCTTTTAAAACGCAAACAGGAAATTCAGTCGTTcacattttgaaaaatattcctatttttttgtttgccgTTGGTTTTACGAAAAACTGGCTGAATATCGTCGATGCACGGGAACCCCCAAAATAACCACGTCCACACTCAACGACCAAGAGatgcaaattaaaatgaaagtTGCTGCCACTTGGAGACGTCGACAAAACCAAAAATGGACCAACAACGCTTTAAAAAATTGAGAATGTCTTGGAGATAGGATTGTGCACGAGTTTCTAAACAGTTGGATATCATTTCTTAACAGTTTAATGCAACAGATAAATttgatattttattaatttcccAGTTATTCATCaagtaaaataaatttaaaaaatatataaaataaatgatatatataaaatataaataaatgtacatataataatatataaaatgtatctataaatatatataaatatgatctgGTTCCAGCCTGTGCtgcttcttttgttttattaaaaaattgCACAAAAGAAACATCTGGTTCTTCTTAAATGTGACAAATGTTTTGTatcacaaatttaaaaaaaagatatatttggggttttatgcaaatatatatatatatatttttaaatacctCCTTTTTAATATATACGTCATAGAATAAACTCATAATCCTACAGAAGTGCTGCAGGATGAGTACCTGGGAAGGAAGTACAAAGTGCACCGAGTCGAGGGCGCGGAATCAATACGCCGGCCCGCTCAGCCTTATCACTGAAGTGGACCGTGGACcgtggaccacacacacacacacacacacacacacacagagagagacagagagaagctgCTGTGAGCTTCCAGGAAGGCGCAGAGaggagggggttggggggggggggtctctgttTCCAAGGAGACAGGAACACAAGGCTTTTACATTGCAGCCACCGAGTTATACAACAGGGCCGTTACCATGACGACGTGATCGATGGGTTGTTtttgaaagggggagggggggtacagAGAAAGTGCAGATACGAGCGTCCTCG
It contains:
- the mapk1 gene encoding mitogen-activated protein kinase 1 encodes the protein MATAAVSAPAGSGPSPAGSDTELVRGQAFDVGPRYSNLSYIGEGAYGMVCAAHDRDNKTRVAIKKISPFEHQTYCQRTLREIKILMRFKHENIISINDIIRTPTIDLMKDVYIVQDLMETDLYKLLKTQHLSNDHICYFLYQILRGLKYIHSANVLHRDLKPSNLLLNTTCDLKICDFGLARVADPDHDHTGFLTEYVATRWYRAPEIMLNSKGYTKSIDIWSVGCILAEMLSNRPIFPGKHYLDQLNHILGILGSPSQEDLNCIINIKARNYLLSLPLRCKVPWNRLFPNADPKALDLLDKMLTFNPHKRIEVEEALAHPYLEQYYDPTDEPVAEAPFKFDMELDDLPKEKLKELIFEETDRFQTIFRS